A stretch of Spirochaeta cellobiosiphila DSM 17781 DNA encodes these proteins:
- the carA gene encoding glutamine-hydrolyzing carbamoyl-phosphate synthase small subunit codes for MQTNFLVLKDGTVFRGEAFGYPAPKAKELSFTSIVQRGTGEVVFNTGMTGYHEILTDPSYSGQMVLMTYPHIGNYGCLNDWSETGPEEIDRRPRVKPGGFIVRSLYRGPIPSGRITLDEFLKQSQTPGISGIDTRSLTLKLRDQGNQNGVIVAPVDPSATELTSDELTLIMKHFDEFPQMEGLNMIEEVGSQDVSVENPGGTHHVALVDCGLKANIVREFVKRDCKVTIIPHQLGAKAVLDAKPDGVIFSNGPGDPAVLTDTIKMIKDLIGKMPVWGICLGHQMIAEALGATTFKMKFGHHGTNQPVRDERTGKVFVTSQNHGFAVKEDTIPDNVAVWFRNANDKTVEGLYHKDLPVLSAQFHPESAPGPHDSTWIFQAFLDTIKG; via the coding sequence ATGCAGACAAACTTTTTAGTTTTAAAAGATGGAACGGTCTTTAGGGGAGAAGCCTTTGGTTATCCTGCACCTAAAGCTAAGGAATTATCCTTTACTTCCATCGTTCAAAGAGGTACCGGTGAAGTTGTATTTAATACAGGTATGACCGGTTATCATGAGATTCTGACAGACCCCTCCTATTCAGGACAAATGGTTCTAATGACCTATCCTCATATAGGAAACTACGGTTGTCTTAACGACTGGTCCGAGACTGGTCCCGAAGAGATTGACCGGCGTCCCCGGGTGAAGCCTGGTGGTTTTATTGTACGAAGCTTGTACAGAGGACCTATTCCTTCTGGACGTATCACATTAGATGAGTTTCTGAAACAGTCTCAAACCCCTGGTATTAGTGGAATTGATACAAGGTCATTGACTCTTAAATTAAGAGATCAAGGGAACCAGAATGGTGTTATTGTGGCACCTGTAGATCCTTCTGCCACTGAACTTACTTCTGATGAATTAACCCTGATAATGAAGCATTTTGATGAGTTCCCCCAAATGGAGGGGCTCAATATGATAGAAGAAGTAGGATCTCAGGATGTATCAGTAGAAAATCCTGGGGGAACTCACCATGTGGCCCTCGTCGATTGTGGACTTAAAGCCAATATTGTTAGAGAGTTTGTAAAGCGCGATTGTAAGGTAACCATCATCCCTCATCAATTAGGGGCCAAAGCCGTTCTTGATGCCAAGCCTGATGGGGTTATCTTTTCTAATGGTCCTGGAGACCCGGCAGTACTAACAGATACCATCAAGATGATAAAGGACCTTATTGGCAAGATGCCTGTCTGGGGGATATGCCTTGGGCATCAAATGATCGCAGAAGCTTTAGGGGCTACAACCTTCAAAATGAAGTTTGGCCACCATGGGACGAACCAGCCTGTAAGAGATGAACGAACAGGGAAGGTTTTTGTTACTTCTCAAAACCACGGTTTTGCTGTCAAAGAGGATACGATCCCTGATAATGTAGCCGTATGGTTCCGTAATGCCAATGATAAAACAGTAGAAGGTTTATACCATAAGGATTTACCTGTTTTATCAGCTCAGTTCCATCCAGAATCCGCACCGGGTCCACATGATTCCACGTGGATTTTTCAAGCTTTCTTAGACACAATCAAGGGGTAG
- the tsaD gene encoding tRNA (adenosine(37)-N6)-threonylcarbamoyltransferase complex transferase subunit TsaD: MLVLGIETSCDECSVAVVENGRKILSNVIATQIETHKPYSGVVPEIASRLHTEWIVGVYKQALVDAGIDQSQLDAVAVTNRPGLVGSLLVGVGFAKSLAATLGIPVIGIDHIRAHLYAPQLESEIAYPYLGLLVSGGHTMIAKVTSFDDFQVLGTTIDDACGEAFDKVAKFYGLGYPGGVIIDKLSKEGDPKAFNFPKPSLHKGNNRYNVSYSGLKNAVTNQIDQFWNREYEKTPANIAASFQRTAVDILLGRLKKAIQDTGLSTVVAGGGVAANSYLRQRLESWPQVEAYYPSLTLCTDNGAMVGGIAYHYLERGDRDGANLSAYSRVKAFRHTYP; the protein is encoded by the coding sequence ATGCTGGTTCTTGGTATTGAAACATCCTGTGATGAATGCTCAGTTGCCGTTGTTGAAAATGGACGAAAAATATTAAGTAATGTTATTGCGACTCAAATAGAAACTCACAAACCCTATTCAGGAGTGGTTCCTGAGATTGCCAGCCGTTTACATACGGAATGGATAGTAGGTGTATATAAACAGGCATTAGTGGATGCCGGTATCGATCAAAGCCAGTTAGACGCCGTTGCTGTTACAAACAGACCTGGTTTGGTTGGTTCTTTGCTGGTAGGCGTGGGGTTTGCTAAATCATTAGCCGCCACCCTGGGAATCCCTGTCATTGGGATTGATCATATCAGAGCCCATCTCTACGCTCCTCAATTGGAATCGGAGATAGCGTATCCCTATCTGGGCTTACTGGTTTCCGGTGGCCATACTATGATAGCCAAAGTGACCAGTTTTGATGATTTCCAGGTTCTGGGAACGACTATTGATGACGCCTGTGGAGAAGCCTTTGATAAGGTGGCAAAATTCTACGGCCTTGGATATCCTGGGGGCGTGATTATAGATAAGCTTAGTAAGGAAGGAGATCCTAAAGCCTTTAACTTTCCTAAGCCCTCCCTGCATAAAGGGAATAATCGCTATAATGTGAGTTATTCTGGGTTGAAGAATGCTGTGACCAATCAAATTGATCAATTCTGGAATCGGGAATATGAAAAGACTCCTGCCAATATTGCGGCCTCCTTCCAAAGAACTGCTGTCGATATTCTCCTGGGACGTCTCAAAAAGGCAATCCAGGATACAGGATTATCTACTGTCGTCGCTGGAGGAGGTGTTGCTGCCAATTCTTATTTGAGACAGCGATTAGAAAGCTGGCCTCAGGTAGAAGCTTATTATCCTTCTTTGACTCTGTGTACTGATAATGGAGCTATGGTTGGAGGGATTGCTTACCATTACCTGGAACGGGGCGATAGGGATGGGGCTAATTTGTCCGCTTATAGCCGTGTTAAAGCCTTCCGTCATACTTATCCCTAG
- a CDS encoding sigma-70 family RNA polymerase sigma factor, which produces MKTTNQTEHSEDALKSYFEQIAKTPLLTYDDEQELSKKIQAGDELAKHKLIEANLRLVVKIAKAFIGPDMSFLDLVQEGNLGLIKAAEKFDFRKEVRFSTYASWWIKQAIVRAISNKRRAIRLPHRKEEAIRRIQRVTNELSQELMREPTLKELADYTDMSEDQVSAMLDLAGNIISLDVAINEKNGTLMDVFEDDTYSPEEELFHKSLQERTQAVLNKLRTREKEILMYRFSFYGGEKFTLKCIGEKMGISPETVRQIEIRALKKLKVQAEDLREYMIH; this is translated from the coding sequence ATGAAGACGACCAATCAAACAGAACACTCGGAAGATGCATTAAAGAGTTATTTTGAACAAATCGCAAAGACTCCTTTATTAACATACGACGATGAGCAAGAATTATCTAAAAAAATCCAGGCCGGTGATGAATTGGCCAAGCATAAGCTTATCGAAGCGAATTTAAGATTAGTAGTTAAAATAGCGAAAGCCTTTATAGGTCCGGATATGAGTTTTCTCGATTTAGTCCAGGAAGGCAATTTAGGTTTAATTAAAGCAGCTGAAAAGTTTGATTTTAGAAAAGAAGTAAGATTTTCCACTTATGCATCATGGTGGATAAAACAAGCCATAGTGAGAGCTATATCAAATAAGCGACGAGCTATTCGGCTCCCTCATCGTAAGGAAGAAGCCATTAGGCGGATTCAGAGGGTGACTAATGAATTATCACAGGAATTAATGCGTGAACCAACATTAAAGGAGTTAGCAGATTACACAGATATGAGTGAAGATCAAGTATCTGCGATGTTGGATCTGGCTGGCAATATAATATCTCTGGATGTGGCCATTAATGAGAAGAACGGAACCCTTATGGACGTCTTTGAAGATGACACCTATTCTCCAGAAGAAGAGCTCTTTCATAAGAGCCTTCAAGAACGGACCCAGGCTGTTTTGAATAAGCTTAGGACCAGGGAGAAGGAAATCCTCATGTACCGCTTTAGTTTTTATGGCGGGGAAAAGTTTACTCTCAAATGTATAGGGGAGAAAATGGGGATTAGTCCTGAGACCGTCCGTCAGATTGAAATCCGGGCTCTTAAAAAATTAAAAGTTCAAGCCGAAGATTTACGTGAATATATGATACATTAG
- a CDS encoding adenine phosphoribosyltransferase encodes MQEYDLDGAIRKVPDFPKKGVLFYDISGILQTPEAYNYVIDKMVDLYKDKNLSAVAAIESRGFLFASPFAVKMGLPLVLIRKKGKLPGKVISRSFALEYGEDTIEVHPDDVPTGGKVLVIDDLIATGGTLRAACELIEDAEGVVENIFAPVGLPFLNYDKVIGHYPVTTLIDYHSE; translated from the coding sequence ATGCAAGAATACGATTTGGATGGGGCTATACGTAAAGTTCCTGATTTTCCCAAAAAGGGAGTACTCTTTTATGATATAAGCGGAATCCTTCAAACACCGGAAGCTTACAACTACGTTATTGATAAGATGGTCGACCTCTATAAGGATAAGAATTTAAGTGCCGTAGCGGCTATAGAATCCAGAGGTTTTCTTTTTGCTAGTCCTTTTGCCGTAAAGATGGGCCTTCCTTTAGTATTGATTAGAAAGAAAGGTAAATTACCGGGAAAGGTGATCTCAAGATCCTTCGCCCTTGAGTATGGGGAAGACACTATTGAAGTACATCCTGATGATGTTCCTACAGGAGGAAAAGTCCTTGTAATCGATGATTTGATTGCTACGGGAGGTACTTTGAGAGCGGCTTGTGAGCTTATTGAAGACGCTGAAGGTGTGGTGGAAAATATCTTTGCTCCTGTGGGATTACCCTTTCTTAATTACGACAAAGTGATAGGCCATTATCCTGTTACAACCTTAATAGACTACCACTCAGAATAG
- a CDS encoding YkgJ family cysteine cluster protein: MRINTMIDEYRRLLRLAERDKKMIKDKLTKLDRRRTMTLQKRIHEFHDEVFAEVDCLKCGNCCREVGPRIIEPDIVRIAKDQNMKKNTYIAHTMVSDEDGDWVFKDCPPCPYLGENNFCHIYDVRPRACKDYPHTKDRDIHKRLKRLAIDTQYCPAAYLIVNKIIEEFKP, from the coding sequence ATGAGGATAAATACTATGATAGATGAATATAGACGATTGCTTCGCCTGGCAGAACGGGATAAGAAGATGATCAAAGATAAGCTCACTAAATTGGATAGACGCCGAACTATGACTTTACAAAAGAGGATTCATGAATTTCATGATGAAGTCTTTGCAGAGGTCGATTGTCTTAAATGCGGTAATTGCTGCCGAGAAGTAGGACCGAGGATTATTGAACCTGATATTGTTCGAATCGCCAAAGATCAAAATATGAAGAAGAATACCTATATTGCTCATACCATGGTAAGTGATGAAGACGGGGATTGGGTCTTTAAAGATTGTCCTCCTTGTCCTTATCTAGGTGAGAACAACTTCTGTCATATATATGATGTAAGACCTAGAGCCTGTAAGGATTATCCTCATACCAAGGATAGGGATATCCATAAACGTTTAAAGAGGTTGGCCATTGATACGCAATATTGTCCAGCTGCTTACTTAATTGTGAACAAGATTATTGAGGAATTTAAACCTTAG
- a CDS encoding P-loop NTPase, giving the protein MIKIIPVASGKGGVGKSSISSNLGICLSKLGKTTVLVDLDLGGSNLHTFLGERNPERGLGSFIAQWDNNRSLENLIRETRVPRLFLIPGDSLIPGTANLPFYIKKKILNDLSQLVADYVILDLGSGTSFNVLDFFLASQTGLVVIAPETTSILNAYSLIKGALFRQLYLSFPGKSQERQVLKDFFSHKLEGSGTNLKSIVKDMEGINPASALKLHHIMSRFYPRVILNQGRTDYDLKLGMKLREIVTRNLQIDMEYFAYLPYDDRIRLSILKRNPLSLSVPQAPFVEVLMQMAQKIIKMPKEPLQRYYEDEDIQELQQIQSLLGQSL; this is encoded by the coding sequence ATGATAAAAATTATTCCTGTGGCCAGCGGTAAAGGAGGAGTGGGTAAATCCTCCATAAGTTCCAATCTGGGTATATGTTTATCCAAATTAGGTAAAACGACTGTTTTAGTGGATTTAGATCTAGGAGGCAGTAATTTACACACCTTCTTAGGAGAACGTAATCCTGAAAGGGGTCTGGGGAGTTTTATCGCCCAGTGGGATAATAATAGAAGCCTGGAGAATCTAATAAGAGAAACCAGGGTTCCCCGTTTATTCCTCATACCGGGAGACAGTCTGATACCGGGAACGGCGAACCTCCCCTTCTATATAAAAAAGAAGATACTTAATGACCTAAGCCAATTAGTAGCAGACTATGTGATACTCGACCTGGGATCTGGGACAAGCTTTAATGTATTGGATTTTTTCCTGGCCTCACAAACGGGATTAGTGGTGATTGCTCCCGAGACGACTAGCATTCTTAATGCGTACAGTCTAATCAAAGGGGCCCTCTTTCGACAGCTATATCTTAGTTTTCCCGGTAAAAGCCAGGAAAGACAGGTTCTGAAAGACTTTTTCAGTCATAAACTGGAAGGATCAGGAACAAACCTCAAATCTATTGTAAAAGATATGGAAGGAATCAATCCTGCTTCTGCTTTGAAATTACATCACATTATGAGCCGTTTTTACCCCAGGGTGATCCTCAATCAGGGACGAACCGATTATGACCTCAAACTGGGAATGAAGCTACGGGAAATAGTGACACGTAATCTACAAATCGATATGGAATATTTTGCCTATCTTCCCTATGATGACCGGATCCGATTGTCCATATTAAAAAGAAACCCCCTGAGTTTATCAGTCCCGCAGGCTCCCTTTGTGGAAGTCCTGATGCAAATGGCCCAAAAGATCATCAAAATGCCTAAGGAACCATTACAAAGATACTATGAAGATGAGGATATACAGGAATTACAGCAAATCCAGAGTTTATTAGGTCAGTCCCTCTAG
- the carB gene encoding carbamoyl-phosphate synthase large subunit, with protein sequence MPARKDINKILIIGSGPIVIGQACEFDYSGSQAVKALKEEGYEVVLVNPNPATMMTTPGIAHTIYTEPLTVQHVTEIIKKERPDAVLSTMGGQTALNLTLDLAKAGVLEEYNVEVIGANIESIRVAEDRGEFKKIAESIGLESPKSVLTKDWAGAEELMKEVGLPLVIRPSFTLGGMGGAIAYTEEELRDIVERALAESPVHEALVEESLIGWKEFEMEVMRDKADNAIIVCSIENIDPMGVHTGDSITIAPIQTLSDREYQKMRTASIDVLRAVGVDCGGSNVQFAVKPGTDRMVVIEMNPRVSRSSALASKATGFPIAKASARLAVGYTLDEVINEITGKTVSCFEPALDYCAVKVPRFEMEKFPMGYSKLGTQMKSVGESLALGRTAIEALNKAIRAAEFGYEGLEPIKKKTPEEIPAILEMAHPLRIFALYATLEKEGVDTIPQLSQISGYDPWFLYIMSEQIEFEKILRAGKKDKDTILKAKTMGLSDKRIADLLKLTPEEVSDLRDKLDIHSVFHFVDTCAGEFEAETPFFYSTYGEVDEGGSSEEKTIIILASGPNRIGQGLEFDTCCTLSSLAYRKMGYKTIIINSNPETVSTDFNVSDRLYIEPLTPEHVKEIMRKEKVKKVLVQLGGQTPLNMAEDLEAWGADIIGTPVSAINDAEDRGLFSDLLKKLDLRQPENRMAASPEEVVKYSKEIGFPVLLRPSFVLGGKSMFIAFNEEELEVFLSKGIEMSVKRPVLVDQFLEDAFEYDLDALSDGTNVYIGGIMQHIEAAGVHSGDSACVFPPYKSKPEVLEEMRQATAKIAREIGVKGFLNIQFAVKDDVLYILEVNPRASRTVPFLSKASGVNLIEVAVRLWLGEDLRAQGLVKDNQIGEGHCLTGWAVKEAVFSFDRFSGVDPLLGPEMKSTGEVIGTGDTFGEAFAKAQAAAGTILPTEGRVFVSVHPSDRATILPFVKDLVDLGFKIRATRGTAQYLFEQGIFTEVVLKNYEGHPNVVDHLKTGRIDLVINTPMGRFSQQDDGYLRIETVRRKVPYTTTTSAAKAAVEGIKYLKKKETIVRPLPAKYGEIDF encoded by the coding sequence ATGCCAGCAAGAAAAGATATAAATAAGATATTAATCATCGGTTCAGGACCGATTGTTATAGGCCAGGCTTGTGAGTTTGATTATTCAGGATCTCAAGCGGTAAAAGCCTTGAAGGAAGAGGGCTACGAAGTTGTCCTGGTTAACCCTAATCCGGCTACCATGATGACAACACCCGGTATAGCCCATACCATTTATACAGAACCATTAACCGTTCAGCATGTGACGGAGATCATAAAAAAAGAACGGCCTGATGCCGTTCTTTCTACAATGGGGGGGCAGACAGCTCTTAACCTGACTCTGGACTTGGCCAAAGCCGGTGTCTTAGAGGAATATAATGTAGAAGTTATTGGGGCCAATATTGAATCCATCAGAGTTGCTGAAGACCGGGGGGAATTCAAGAAGATCGCCGAATCTATCGGCCTTGAGTCCCCTAAGTCGGTCTTAACCAAGGATTGGGCCGGAGCAGAAGAACTCATGAAGGAAGTTGGCCTTCCCTTAGTTATACGACCTTCCTTTACCCTTGGTGGTATGGGGGGGGCTATCGCGTATACAGAAGAAGAGCTTCGGGATATTGTTGAACGTGCCTTAGCTGAATCTCCTGTTCATGAAGCTTTAGTAGAAGAGTCTCTCATTGGTTGGAAAGAGTTTGAAATGGAAGTAATGCGGGATAAAGCAGATAACGCCATTATAGTTTGTTCCATCGAAAACATAGACCCTATGGGTGTCCATACCGGTGACAGTATCACTATCGCTCCTATTCAAACCTTGAGTGATAGGGAATACCAGAAGATGCGAACAGCCAGTATTGATGTACTAAGAGCTGTTGGTGTTGATTGTGGTGGGTCCAATGTACAGTTCGCTGTAAAACCTGGCACAGATAGAATGGTCGTTATTGAAATGAATCCCCGCGTCTCCCGTTCTTCGGCTTTAGCCTCAAAAGCGACGGGATTTCCCATTGCTAAAGCCAGCGCCCGTTTAGCTGTTGGTTATACTCTGGATGAGGTCATTAATGAGATCACTGGCAAGACTGTCAGTTGTTTTGAACCGGCACTAGACTATTGTGCCGTTAAGGTTCCTCGATTCGAAATGGAAAAATTCCCAATGGGGTATTCAAAGCTTGGAACACAGATGAAATCTGTAGGTGAGTCTTTAGCTCTGGGGCGAACTGCCATCGAAGCTCTAAACAAAGCCATCCGTGCTGCTGAGTTTGGATATGAAGGTTTAGAGCCTATCAAAAAGAAAACTCCTGAAGAGATTCCAGCCATTCTTGAAATGGCTCATCCTTTAAGGATCTTTGCTCTCTATGCCACCTTGGAAAAAGAAGGTGTTGATACCATTCCTCAATTGTCACAGATATCAGGTTATGATCCCTGGTTCCTTTATATAATGTCTGAACAGATCGAATTTGAGAAAATATTACGAGCTGGGAAAAAGGATAAAGATACCATTCTGAAAGCTAAGACTATGGGGCTTAGTGATAAGCGGATAGCTGATTTATTGAAGCTTACTCCTGAGGAGGTCAGTGATCTTCGTGATAAATTAGATATACACTCGGTCTTTCACTTTGTTGATACCTGTGCTGGAGAGTTTGAAGCGGAAACCCCCTTCTTTTACTCCACCTATGGTGAAGTTGATGAGGGAGGCTCTTCTGAGGAAAAGACAATCATTATTCTGGCCTCTGGTCCCAATAGGATCGGTCAAGGTTTGGAATTTGATACCTGTTGTACCTTAAGTTCTCTGGCTTATAGAAAAATGGGTTACAAAACCATCATTATCAATTCAAATCCTGAAACAGTATCTACGGACTTTAACGTATCAGATAGATTGTATATTGAACCACTCACTCCGGAGCATGTTAAAGAGATCATGCGTAAAGAAAAAGTCAAAAAGGTTCTCGTACAGTTAGGCGGACAAACTCCGTTAAATATGGCTGAGGATCTGGAAGCCTGGGGTGCTGATATTATTGGTACACCGGTAAGCGCCATTAATGATGCAGAAGACAGAGGACTATTTTCTGATCTTCTTAAGAAGCTCGATCTTAGACAACCTGAGAATCGTATGGCCGCTTCTCCCGAAGAAGTGGTTAAATATTCAAAGGAAATCGGTTTTCCTGTTCTCTTACGACCTAGCTTTGTCTTAGGTGGTAAGAGCATGTTCATAGCTTTTAACGAAGAGGAGCTGGAAGTCTTTCTTTCTAAGGGCATTGAAATGTCTGTTAAACGACCGGTATTGGTAGATCAATTCCTGGAAGATGCTTTTGAATATGATCTGGACGCCCTTTCTGACGGAACCAATGTCTATATTGGTGGAATCATGCAGCACATTGAAGCCGCAGGTGTTCACTCTGGAGATTCTGCCTGTGTCTTCCCTCCCTATAAATCAAAACCTGAAGTCTTAGAGGAAATGCGTCAGGCTACTGCCAAAATTGCTCGTGAGATCGGTGTTAAAGGTTTTCTTAATATCCAGTTCGCTGTTAAGGATGATGTTCTTTATATTCTGGAAGTTAATCCGAGAGCTTCTCGGACCGTCCCTTTCTTATCTAAAGCTTCGGGAGTTAATCTTATTGAAGTAGCTGTTAGGTTGTGGCTTGGTGAAGACCTTAGGGCACAAGGTTTAGTTAAGGATAACCAGATCGGAGAAGGGCACTGCTTAACAGGTTGGGCTGTCAAAGAAGCGGTCTTTAGTTTTGACCGTTTTAGTGGTGTCGATCCTCTCTTAGGACCTGAAATGAAGTCCACCGGTGAAGTTATCGGTACAGGGGATACTTTTGGTGAAGCTTTCGCCAAGGCTCAAGCCGCAGCAGGAACTATATTACCTACTGAAGGGCGTGTCTTTGTCTCAGTTCATCCCTCTGATAGAGCCACCATTCTTCCTTTTGTAAAAGACCTGGTCGATTTAGGATTTAAGATTAGAGCTACAAGAGGAACGGCTCAGTACTTATTTGAACAGGGGATTTTCACAGAAGTCGTTTTAAAGAATTATGAGGGCCATCCTAATGTTGTGGATCATTTGAAAACCGGCCGTATTGATTTAGTGATAAATACCCCTATGGGTCGCTTTAGTCAGCAGGATGATGGCTACTTAAGAATTGAAACCGTTAGACGTAAAGTCCCTTATACAACAACAACCTCTGCGGCAAAAGCAGCGGTAGAAGGAATTAAATACCTGAAAAAGAAGGAAACCATCGTTAGACCCTTACCTGCTAAGTACGGAGAGATTGATTTCTAG
- a CDS encoding divergent polysaccharide deacetylase family protein → MAAKGKLTLKKRKKRAYLILISQLFFFIILLSLLPNGRNKVTSEIPDPAVIDEPVPPRTIPDNKPKIAFVIDDVGNNIWQLKPFLEVPGPIALAILPGVTHSKDSYEAIVAAGKTAMLHQPMEALGGNDLGPGGIHVADSEETIRQTLIDNLLPYPMIVGINNHMGSKASADPRTMRIVAQVLKEKGLFFVDSRTNSQSVIGQIAQEYNIPYAERAVFLDNEQNRDYILEALEDARTEAKKTGHAVVIGHVWTQELADILMDVYPQLIEEGYSLVEIQEILLGRSVY, encoded by the coding sequence GTGGCAGCTAAGGGTAAATTAACTTTAAAGAAACGAAAGAAAAGAGCTTATCTGATCCTAATAAGTCAATTGTTCTTTTTTATTATACTATTATCATTACTTCCTAATGGACGAAACAAGGTAACATCTGAAATACCTGATCCTGCGGTTATTGATGAACCTGTTCCTCCAAGGACCATTCCTGATAACAAACCGAAGATAGCCTTTGTGATTGACGATGTGGGTAATAACATATGGCAGTTGAAGCCATTTTTAGAGGTACCCGGGCCAATTGCTTTAGCTATTCTTCCTGGAGTGACCCATAGTAAGGATTCCTACGAAGCTATAGTGGCGGCTGGTAAGACAGCCATGCTTCATCAGCCTATGGAAGCTCTAGGTGGAAATGACCTTGGACCCGGTGGCATTCATGTTGCTGACTCTGAGGAGACGATCCGTCAAACGTTAATAGATAATTTACTGCCCTATCCTATGATTGTCGGTATAAACAATCATATGGGATCCAAAGCAAGTGCCGATCCTCGTACAATGAGGATAGTAGCCCAGGTATTAAAAGAAAAAGGGTTATTCTTTGTTGATTCTCGTACTAATAGTCAATCGGTTATTGGTCAGATAGCACAAGAGTATAATATACCCTATGCGGAGCGAGCAGTGTTTTTAGATAATGAACAGAATCGGGATTATATTCTGGAGGCTCTTGAAGATGCCCGTACAGAAGCGAAGAAAACCGGTCATGCTGTCGTCATTGGTCATGTATGGACTCAGGAATTGGCAGATATACTAATGGATGTCTATCCACAGCTCATAGAAGAAGGGTATTCCCTTGTGGAAATACAGGAAATTCTTCTGGGACGGAGTGTATATTAA
- the cimA gene encoding citramalate synthase — protein MTQIDLYDTTLRDGMQGTGISYTLKDKIEIALQLDNIGIDYIEGGFPLANEKEQAFFDAMKKQNLRNAKMVAFGSTRRPGQKASEDIHIKALLEAETPTVIVVGKTWLAHVDKVIQTSPEENLEMVFDSINTLQKEGREVFLDLEHFFDGYMDNKEYALKVLQTATQAGAANLVLCDTNGGTLPFQVESIMEELSTYELAPLGGHFHNDTGCAVANSLSAIRKGAVQLQGTINGWGERCGNANLCSIIPNITLKLPEYYTSMDQKLSQLTNLSRFVSEKANIFPDKRQPYVGVAAFSHKAGQHVDVINKAARLMEHIDSSKVGNERKILLSELAGKSTIVDKLSHYGDYTKDSPEVNKLISLLKKKEKEGYEYEAAEASFEMLILKTLGQYNSLFDLNNYHLESFKTGEGSSKTVGRIFLHSHGKQHMGAATGIGPVGTLDKCLRDALGEFYPFIKDISLIDYKVRVLNPEKDAAQGKVRVFVTSSDKHSSWDTVGVHQNIVEASWEALVDSFEYYYNKRAKV, from the coding sequence ATGACCCAAATTGACCTTTACGACACAACCCTCCGTGATGGAATGCAGGGGACAGGAATATCCTATACACTCAAAGACAAGATAGAAATCGCCCTCCAGTTAGATAATATAGGAATTGATTATATAGAAGGAGGTTTTCCTTTAGCTAACGAAAAGGAACAAGCCTTCTTCGATGCTATGAAGAAACAAAATCTTCGTAATGCCAAAATGGTAGCCTTCGGATCAACGAGAAGACCAGGTCAGAAAGCATCAGAAGACATTCACATAAAAGCCCTTTTGGAAGCAGAAACACCCACAGTCATCGTGGTCGGCAAAACTTGGCTGGCCCATGTTGATAAGGTCATTCAAACAAGTCCGGAAGAAAACCTCGAAATGGTCTTTGATTCGATCAACACTCTCCAAAAAGAGGGACGGGAAGTCTTTTTAGATTTGGAACATTTCTTTGATGGATATATGGATAACAAAGAATATGCACTTAAGGTCCTCCAGACAGCCACCCAAGCTGGTGCCGCTAACTTAGTGCTATGTGATACTAACGGCGGGACGTTACCCTTTCAAGTAGAATCCATTATGGAGGAACTATCTACTTATGAACTAGCCCCTCTGGGAGGGCATTTTCATAATGATACAGGATGTGCTGTTGCCAATAGTTTATCCGCTATTCGTAAAGGAGCGGTTCAACTTCAGGGAACTATCAATGGATGGGGGGAACGTTGCGGAAATGCCAATCTGTGTTCTATCATTCCTAATATTACGTTAAAGCTCCCTGAATACTACACGTCTATGGATCAGAAGTTAAGCCAATTAACGAATCTGAGCCGTTTTGTTTCGGAAAAGGCCAATATATTCCCTGATAAAAGACAACCCTATGTGGGAGTAGCCGCCTTTAGTCACAAAGCCGGCCAACACGTGGACGTTATCAACAAAGCAGCTCGACTCATGGAACACATTGATAGTTCTAAAGTGGGAAATGAAAGAAAAATATTACTTAGTGAATTGGCAGGTAAATCCACCATTGTGGATAAGCTCAGTCATTATGGTGACTATACGAAAGACAGTCCTGAAGTCAACAAACTCATCTCCCTTCTCAAAAAGAAAGAAAAAGAAGGCTATGAGTATGAAGCAGCAGAAGCAAGCTTTGAAATGCTCATTCTCAAGACTCTAGGCCAATACAACTCCCTCTTTGATCTCAATAACTATCATTTGGAAAGCTTTAAAACCGGTGAAGGAAGTTCCAAGACAGTGGGGAGAATATTTCTTCACTCCCACGGAAAACAACACATGGGTGCTGCCACAGGTATAGGACCTGTTGGAACATTGGATAAATGTTTGAGGGATGCCCTTGGGGAGTTCTATCCTTTCATAAAGGACATCTCCCTTATTGATTATAAGGTAAGAGTTTTAAATCCGGAAAAAGATGCAGCCCAGGGCAAGGTACGGGTCTTTGTAACGTCCAGTGATAAACATTCCAGTTGGGACACAGTAGGAGTACATCAAAACATCGTTGAAGCCAGTTGGGAAGCCCTCGTTGATAGTTTTGAGTACTACTACAACAAGAGGGCTAAGGTTTAA